The Onychomys torridus chromosome 4, mOncTor1.1, whole genome shotgun sequence DNA window ttccagtggaaggATTGGGACCCTAACCCAGCCACATAAACTtggacctacaatttgtcctgtctTAATGATATACTAAACAAAGGTGGTCCAGAAATTATGGGAGTGATCAACTAATGATCAGCTTGGATCCCATATGCTGAAAGAGAGTTCACTCCTAACAATGCCTAGAGGGACAGCACCCAGAGTCTGGACAGTCCACAGACCTAGCATAGAACAAAATTGGCAACAAAAAAGGTCAATGAAATGACTCTAATTGTtattctgctattctcatagatTATTGCTTAGCTctgttgtcatcagagaggcttcacccagcaactgatggaaatagattcagagacccacagctaaacattaggtgGACATTGGGAAATCctatggaagagggagaggaaggataaTGGGAACCAGAGGGGTTAAAGGCACCTTGGAAAAACACACAGTGAACTGACTTAGGCTCAtggggggctcacagagactgaatcaccaaccagagaacttgcatgggactgaaaTGGGCCCTCTGATAATGTGTTGCAATTGTGAGGCTTAATTATTTTGTGGGACTTCTGGAAGAGGGAGTAGAGAATGTTGTTAcctgcttgtgggaccctttcctcctagtGGGTTATTTTGTACAATCTTAACAAGAGAGGAGTTGCCTAGTCTTGCTACAACTCCATCTCCCATGGCTGGCAGATATACATGGAAGGtctgcacttttctgaagggaaggaagagggaaggggtgggaggCACTTGtggagagagactgggaggagaggagggcagaggggaaGCTGTTACCAggcatgaaaaaaataattaattgatcaaataataaagaataattaagataaaataaacctaacttaaatgttaaagaaaagaactttggagaaaaaaaaaaaggaaaaagaataaggTAGTTTGCTATGGCTTCTTAATACGTCACACCAAAGCACatctttcaaatgtttttcaTGTGCACAACACTGTAGTCATCCTACAAGAAGGCTTTATTTTGTATAAGTCTATGTACGgagtgcgtatgtgtgtgtgtgtgtgtgtgtgtgtgtgtgtgtgtgtgtgtgtgtgtgtgtgtgtgttgcatagcTGAGGGCATGTGAGATCAGAAGCCCAAAAAGGGGCTCTGCTGAAGCTGAAATCAGAGCAGGTTAGGTTGTAAGCCAccagatgtggatgctggaaactaaTCTTGGATCTTTTACCATAGTAACACATGTTCCTAAAGGCTAAGCCTCCTGACTGAGAGGAAATAGCCTTAAGCTTTAGTATTCTAATAATCAGAAGCTAGAGTCCCAAATCCACAATCCTTAGTTCAAAACAAGATTGCTTAACCCCTCTGTTGATTCCTTCTTGAGATTAAAACTAAATGCTTCATTCTCATTATACAGAAATTATGGCTTCATAATTCTCTAAAACTACAGGATATATAGGATATCACACAATATGATTTTAAGAATAAAGATCATTGTTTCTACTTTTCTAATCTGTTGTcttaaaacacacatttttatacCACAGATCTCTGTATttcatattattataatatatatttctaaaatgtttccTTAGTAATATCTAGGATCAAGTTATATTATGTAAAGAAAGCTCCACACAAATTTAAATGAAGCATACAATAAGTTTTCAATAAAAACCAAGGAAAGTCCTAATagtaaaaatagaaagagaagagcCTAAGTGCTGAGCACCACTGTTATCTTAACTGCCTGTGGTCCTCCTTCTTCTTGATAACTCTACTGACTGCacttttcacttctttgtttctgagactATAAATGAGTGGGTTCAGCATGGGGATCACAATGGTGTAGAAAACTGATGCCACTTGATCCTTTCCCAAGGAGTAGGACCTCTTTGGTTTTAAATAAGTGAAGATCATAGTGCTATAAAATATGGTGACTGCCAGTAGGTGAGAGGCACAAGTGGAGAAGGCTTTCCGCTTTCCTGAAGTAGAACTGATTTTCAAGATGGCAGAAAGAATGGATGTATAAGATATTGATATGGTGAGAAGGGACACCATGAGTGTTGAACCAGAGACAATGATTATTATCATTTCAATGACATAGGTGTCAGTGCAGGACagtgctagaattgcaggtgTGTCACAGAAAAAGTGATTGATGACATGAGAGCTGCAGAAATTTAACCTGCTTAGACAGATCATATTGACAGAGGAATCAATAGCTCCCATCATGTAGGAACAAGTGAGGAGGGCCTGGCAGCGTCTTGTGGACATAACAAGTGGGTAGTGCAGAGGGTTACATATAgctacatagcggtcataggccatggaggaaagaagaaaacattcagcaccaccaaacaagacaaaaaagtaCAACTGGGTGAAACAACCCACGAAGGAAACACCCTTGTTTGAAGTAAGTAGGTTCTCTAAGGTTTTAGGTGTGATAGCAGTTGAGTAATTGAGATCAAGGAATGACAGGTGGGTGAGGAAGAAATACATTGGAGTGTGAAGCTGGACATCTAGACGAATGATCAGCATCATGCCTATGTTCCCCAGCACAGTAACCAGGTATATCAGGAGAAACAGCACAGAGAGAACCAGCTGGATCTCCTTGGAATCTGTCAGTCCCATGAGAATGAAGTCAGGTTTGTTTGTGTGATTCCAGGCATCCATAGTGAATGGATCTAAACTGCTGAGAAATCAAAAGTGATTTTAGTAATAGCTGTGTTTCGATTAAGAATTACAAGTATCTATATGCTACATCTATATAATATATTACCAAGaaatagattatttattttttaaaaattaaaacataaattgtCAGATATTGATGCAGATGTGGACTAGTATTTGGAAATGTTAGAAAGACATCCAGGGTCACAAAGAAAAAGTCTCCTACTCCAAATAATGTGTCTGAAAAAGGAAGAGCTTTCCTCTTAATCAAGAGACTGTGCTTGTAAGGAGCAAGCATCCCAAGGTAGAAAGTGCACTTGGTCTAAGGCAGGTGGCACTGATTTTTCCCCCATTGGCAGGGGGACCTCACAGTCTTTCAAGATTGCTTAGCTTTAAAAGAATCCTTgccaagaaaatgaaggaaagcaAGGAGGGCTTGGCTAACTAAAATTTCTAGAATATATCAGGGGCTTTGTGTGCACACAGGCTTTATAGTGTGTTtattggggtggggggtagaACATTAACATGATAGTCTTACAAGGTGAAGAAAGTAAAAAATTTGCATTGCTTGTCACAAACACAAATTTTACAATGTTTGATAGAAAACaccaatatttaatatttattttaagcatGATATGACATTTTACATCATCATCCCTGTCCAGTCCCTTTTAGTTAAATTAGATTTAATGctggaataaaatggaaaatgataCAACATATCTGTCTATCTAGTGAATTTATAactcttattttttctctttctttttagtaATATCATGACTATGAGTGGaaacttttaattttcatattctaaAGCTGAGAAATGTAAggtcttaaaagaaaatgaatcacaAAGGACTATGGCAGTCTGTAGATATTTAACATAAGacatattatttctttgtcaATGTGGtatattgttttatgttttcgagtgttttgtctacatatattGTACACCATGCACCATGagtgtatagtgtatgtgtggaagacagaggaggatgtCACATCCTCTGCAAATGTAGTAACAGTCAGCTATGAccttataaataaattttaatcataAATCACGTTATTGTGGTAAATTATAATTATAGATATTATAATATTTGAACAAtctaaaactaataaaatatacttcaatACACTTACATTGAATGCAGACACTGACTTTTCAACACTACATTTCTATTTCTGCAAATACCAACACTGTTCATGGTAAGACCCAAACAAAATCACCTAAAACCATCTAAAGTTGGAGATACTTACTGTGAGCCAAGGATTGTCATGACACTTCTCCCTTCACTATAGTCTAGAGATGCTTCAACATTAAATTTTTCTAGTgtataaattatgaaaatatttaaatgacttGTACATTTCTATAACatcatgtttgttttcattggggtggctatttttagatttttgtgcattcattttttaattatcaatGAAAACAATCTAAAACAAAATTTTGTTTGAGTCtgcttaaatgaaaattttaataagaatttcAGTCTCTAAAGTATGCCAAATACTTGAAAGTTCTCCGAGTAGTGTAGTACATTGCCTCATCCTGTTGAGACAAAGCGCTTCATATAACCAACACTGAAAATCACACAACATGACACTGTCCTCAGAGACCAGTTTCCAGGGGAATGAACTTGGCATACTTTCAAGGACAAAAGTTCAAGGACAAGTGAGCAATGGTTTGTTCTCTTAGAAACTCTACCATGAACCCACAGCCTCACTTGGTCTTCATTTCTGAtatttcacatgaaaaaaaattattttcttttaaactgacCTAATAATTATAGAGTTTTTACATTGCATAATTATcacataaagtatttttttaggGTGATAAGCAATGTTtagaaaaataactattttaaactttatatcataaaaataaaataattctttattgTGAGCATTTAAAAGCAGTTTTTTAACATAATTATAATTTGTCtcaattattttctctttgtgggTACATAATACTTATTTTAGTGCACATATTTGCTTAatttcttgcttgtttgtttgtttttcaagacagggtttctctgtgtagccctggctgccctggcatCTGCTCTGTAGAACAAgatggcatcaaactcacagaaatccactgcctctgtctcctgagtgctgggattaaatacaagtggcaccactgcctggctatttacTTAATTTTAGTTTACTACAGTCAATATTATAACCtcaatttacatttaaaattgccaaaagaaattaataaatgttgTAATGAGTTTTTGAATAGTACATACTATTTGTGTAAAAAATTGATgtgaaatataaatttatttatatgttaggGAGTGTTTTACATAGTATTTATGTGATAATGTTTATTTAGTAATTTATATTTATCtagtaataattataatttaatttaaatagtaaGATGTAATCACCTCAGGGAATCTAGCATAGTCTTATACTTTTACCATTTCAATATGTCCTCAAGTTACATTAAAAACATTTGCAAATTTTATAAGTTTTTAATAGAAATGTAAAGGACAACAATGAACCTAAATATACATGATCAGAAAAACTTgcacttaatttcttttcttttcactgataaatttgtttcctttgtaatgcctgaaatattttcttgaactaaagtaaatttaaaagttacttttttatatatatataaatatactttaaggggttggggatttagctcagtggtagagtgcttgcctagcaagcacaaggccctgggttcagtcctcagctccggggggagggggggaggacttTAAAAGATGTGAACTCCAAGAATACCTGTGACTAACAGCAACATCACTAAGCTGTTCTAAATCTAGCACACTGAATGGATAAGTGGCCTTGTTTTAGAGCTTGcagcaatatattttaaattgagtGTCTGTTCTCACGGTTCAACAACAAGAAGATATCAAACACCCTACTGATATGGCACATGGTATGAAGATTGTCACCTTAGTCATTTAGCATGGGAAAGACCAAGAGATTTGGAGTAGTAAAGCCAAAAAGTGACTCAATAAAAAGCAGACATATTTGTGTAAGTTACCACTACAGGGTAGAgaggtaaaagaaaaatagaagacaaaTGGGTGGAAAGAGCCTAAAGAAGCTatatatcatatgtgtgtgtgtgtgtgtgtgtgtgtgtgtgtgtgtgtgtgtgtgtgtttaaatataattttggCATTTAAAACAAGCTACTTTcatgaagagaaataaaagtaCTGTTGTTTTCATGCCTAGGTACAGACAGGTGATACAATGTCAATCATAAGAAGTATAATTAGAGATATAACTATTTATTAATGCCAATAATATTAATAATCAAATTATTTGCATAGTAATGTAgtaatacacatataaataataactGTTTCCACAAGAATGAAGATGAATTCTCTTTATGAGATGCTTATTTGAAATGCAAAAATGTGATAACTACAAGCCAGATATTTATAATTAGGTAAAATCATAAATAcagcatataattttttaatgcaCTCAACCCCTCATCATATTTATTCACAAAGGAGAAACAAACTGAAGCCACAATAGCAGAAGGAATATATTTACAAAGAGTTATGTCAAATACATGCACCAATGAAATAATTCAAGAATAGCCTAGAAATTTTCACACACTTAAACAATGCTATAGAACTCTATAATCACTTCTTTTataatgacatatatatatatatatatatatatatatatatatatatatatatatatatataattactgaCTGGACATCATTCTACACAATAACAAAGTGGGAAGATTGCAAGTCAATCTGTGACTCTAGGACACAAAGTATGTTTTACaggtaaatggagaaaaactataactattatGTTGAAATGGCCCCAAATTTTGTCCCTTCAGAGCACAGGTTGTTTtacagcacccatatggtagctacaaccatctttaactccagtgcTAGGAGATGGAATGTCCTCTTCCAGACTCCCTgtgcatcaggcacacacatggtagtgCATCTACAGTaatataggcaaaacacacacatataaaaaaaaatctataaactaGAAGAATGTTTATGCCTTAGTGTGATATTATGTTCattgaaatacatacatatgtcttcctattgcctgtgtatttttattatatgaacGATTTATGAGCTGAAACAGCCTCCTGATGAATTTAGTATATCCCATAAACAAGTAAAATAATGATTTATGCATCAAATTCTAAGACACTATGTTCTCAGTAACTCTGTGGTATATCTTTTGAAGTTACTCTACAATGTCCTGACTGTTGAAGTAACTATCTACTTGAAATTATCCAGGTCTTCTTTTATTTGTAATGGACATGGTTTGTCATAGAAAAAGTTTCCTGTGAATGACTCTCAGGAGAGCATTTTTCACATCTTTGTTCCTCAGACTGTAAATCAGTGGGTTTAGCATTGGAATGACAATGGTGTAGAATACAGAAGCCACTTGTGCCTGGGTGAGGGATGATGTGTTATCAGGTTGCAAATATGTGAAAATCAAGGAGCCATAGAAGACAGTGACCCCTGTGAGGTGGGAGGCACAGGTAGAAAAGGCCTTCCACCTGCCAGCAGCTGATGGGATCCTGAGGATGGCCGAGATGATGATGAGGTAAGTGGAAACAATGATGAGGAGAGAACTGAGGAGTGTGAACCCAGCTAGAACAAAGATCACAAGTTCTGTGCTGAAGGCATCTACACAGGACAGAGCTAAAAGAGCTGTGGTGTCACAAAAgaaatgattgatgtaggaatcACAGAATGGCAAACTGCTTATCACACAGATGGATATCAGAGAGTTTGTGAATCCAATTGTGTATGGTATCACTCCCAGCCAGTTACACACCTTCTGGGACATAATCACAGAATATAGCAAGGGATTGCAGATTGCCACATAGCGATCATAGGCCATGGATCCCAGAAGAAAACACTCACTACACACCAAACCAACAAAGAAGTACATTTGAACAAAGCAGCCTACAAAGGATATTGATTTCTGTGTGGACTGGAAATTGACCAGTGCCTTGGGTGTTACAGTGGAGGAATAAAATATGTCAATGAATGCTAAATTACTGAGAAAAAAGTACATAGGTGTGTGAAGCTGGGTGTCAATTCTGATTAACATGATTAATCCAAGATTGCCCAACACAgtgaataaatagatgaaaagGAATATTAAGAACAGACTGACTTGTAATTCTGGATGATCGGAAAATCCACTGAGCATGAAGAGTGTCACTTCTGTGAAAttattctctgtcatttctgataACTCAACCATTGATTTAACCTTGAATAAATagtaagaaaagtttaaaaagacaCTCAAGACAAAAGGTCTATGAATCAGTGTAGGCTTGGCCTCCAGCAACAAGAACAAAATCAATAGGTAGTAAATGTTGAAAGACAATacggttttattatttttaatttaatttaactttttgtttgtttgtatgtgcatgtacctgAAATcaggtacctgtagaggccaggggACTGTTGGAAATCTGGGAGTTGAAGTTACATgatgtgagctgtctgatgtgggtgatgttcaccaaactccagtcctctgtagGAGAAGCAGGTACTCTTAGCCTCTAACATACATCTCCAGGCTTTGACTTAGTTTTAGAGAAAATGACAAATGCAAATGGATATTGAAATGAATGATTATATAGAATTTTGAATTCTCTAAGACATCTTGTCTATGATAGCTACAAGATGCTCCTGCTAAATTACACTATCATCTATCAAACACTGGCACAAAAGTTTACCCCTATCAATTTATTTATTGGAATCAATCattcaatacatttttttaagtattagGAAATATAAAGCCTACTTAGAAACTGTAATTCATGTATCTaattataatttcatattatattcataattttttaaCATCTGGCTTACAAGTTAAGGACAAGATGAACACATCTAATAGTGTCTCAGACTCAGTACATTTCAGTTAGTTTTCATGTTAGAAAACTATAAATATCTAACTcacatttcattttcataaaacaaTGGTTCATGTTACTCTGTTTTCTGTCACTTATCCTTTTTGTTGATGGTTTCAGATGCTGCAGACTTTAATGTATAACATAGTTCCAATTCCTTCACCCAAGAATGTAGAGAACATGACTATACTCAACTCACAACACACATGACATCAGGAACAAGTCCTTTGTTTGAGAGTAGTTCCCAAAGCAATGATGAAAAGtctgaaaacaaatatttaaaccaAAACATTATAAAGTGATGTCATGAAAACAGAAGTTACTTTTTTTATGCACTGACAAGtacataagtaaaaatgaaagaaaaatgcacaGTTAAAgcaaatttgttttttatatttagcaCATCATGCCAAAGGGACTTGAATCCTATTGTGTGTACATAATCATTTAATGTGTCTCATGTCCACAAAAGTTCCTAtatattcatttgcttatttaataAGAAATTGTGCAATGACCCCATATTCACTTGTCTGTCactaaaataacttttttaagaCCTACTGGAACATGAAAATTTGTAAATGGAAAAAGTAATCTAATATACAATaggcattatatatataatatatatatatatatatagctatatCAACAGACATACTTGCTCAAGTATCATGGAAAGATGATGATGCTTATATAGACTTGCACAAAAAgtctatttctctttctgtacCCATCCATTTACTTTTAATATCTATTACTTTTACCTTCTTTGATGCTCTGAGTTCCATGACTCATCGAAGCAGTGCTTTGGTTCTGTGATTATTAGTTTTACTGCTGAAAGACTATGTAGCAGAAAGTTATTTTCATCTATTGAGAACCCTTATATGTATCTTGATATTGATAACTGTTAGTGTATTTGATACTATTATACCTCTTATTGTTATGTTTAATTACCTTGCCCTGATGAagcagaaataaaaactaaatcaactgtcatttattttatataacttcCTTCAAATTAAAAGTCCTTATTTTTCCTCAAACCTttatttatattcaaaatatttaattagtaGCATCATTTCTAAGAAGAAATGCAATGGAGACTTCTTATATATAAACCTCTTTAAACTCTTAAGATCACATAATAAAGGAGCTTGACAATTGCCACATTTGATCTCTTGAGGTTTATGTTTTAATTGTACTCTAAGGTTTGAATCTAAATTGAAGGAAGTATCTCCAATGGAGACATAATTACAACATGAGATTTTGATTTCACTAGTCTGCTTGTGATATTTAAAATCCAGGATTGAGCAACACTATAATATCAACACtgtgggctttttattttatctttagaaTAGGTTAATTATATTCACACATTcacatttttgataattttaagatttaatatgaaaataaggctgatataaataatgtaaatatttttaaaacgtGAGTCTGATTGTATCAACAGGTATACCTTTGTGCCCATGTGAGAATGTCTTCATCTCTCTGATCCTTGGTGTCTATAATTGCCCAGTGGCAACACAGACATGTACTTTGCTTCTCTTTGAAAATTACATTTGATGATATATCATAGATGAGGCATCTTGCAGAATGTTGAGACTAAAACCGATATTCAATGACTGACCTCTTCAAGCCTTTATCTAAATGggttataaaatgttttatatttatgcaTGAATACTTACTACACTGTTTTTCCAAGTGTGATAATTacaatcatgaaaaaaaaatcacagtgtctgtcaattataaaataaagcactacaaagatttaaaaatgaattatttttagcTAAATAACTAGAAGCAATGTTCTAAGACTCAAAACTATGACTTACCTCTACGTAGGGAGAGTTTTTGATCTTACCAGTATTGGTCCAAGTAGTTATCTTAAAGTCATGATTGTATTTATTATACCATGGAGAATACAGTCCCACATTTCACAGAGCTCAGAGCCTtagtccttcttcttcttcttcttcttcttcttcttcttcttcttcttcttcttcttcttcttcttcttcttcttcttcttttttgcataaggatatttgtgctttaattttaaatatcaggcATGGGttttcctgtcctcccccatcattcccccgcccccaccttccctcgatccccaaccccccatcccctctcctcctgggcaaagactcccctggggtttcagctCAACCCAgtagattcagtgcaggcagttccagtcccctccttccaggctgagcaaagtttccccaCATAAACTCCATGTTCCGAATAGCCAGCTCATGgactaaggacagttcctggacccactgcctgggtgcctcccaaattgtctcacttatccagagggcctgttccagttGGAGTCTCCAaagcttttagttcataattcatgtgtttccattagtttggctattttttttttttttgcaggacaggttccttttatttccttttttttctttattattatgtgttttaaattttatacatcagccatgggttcccctgtcctccccctcccgcccccacccccaccttcccctgagcccctcccctccattcccatgccctccaggatcaaggcacccctggggattcatttaaacctggtggattcagtacaggcatgtcctgtcacctccttctagactgagaaagtgtccctgtgtaagcccagggtttcaaacagccagctcatgcactaaggacagatcctcaTCCCacatcccagctgaatcaagaacagaaagggagaacaaggaataacagaccatgataaatgaagaccacatgagaacagtctgtgggaccaggatctgtccttagtttggctgtttgtcccagtgatttttccagtcttggtctcaacaattctcactcatacaatccctcctctttctcgacaattagactactggagctccacctggggcctggctgaggatctctgcatccacttccatcagttattggataagagttacagcacgactgttagggtgtttggacatctgatcacctgactaggtcagatcagactttctctcaactatggccagcagtctacagaggatgaatcattgtggatttctggagacctctccagcactctgcctattcctgttctcacgtggttttcatttatcattgtcagttattccttgttctccctttctgttcttgattcagctgggatctcctgctcccctaagctcactttcccttgaaccttgcccttcattacccccactcatctccaggttgttcgtgtagatctaatccatttctctgtaattggggAATCCTAGTGACTTTCTTGGGGTCCTGTTTTCTATGTAgtctccctagagttgtgagtagcagtctagtcatctttgttttacatctagtatcctcctatgagtgagtacataccatgtttgtctttctgagactgggttacctcactcaggatgattatatctagatccatccatttgcct harbors:
- the LOC118583218 gene encoding olfactory receptor 8H1-like, which encodes MDAWNHTNKPDFILMGLTDSKEIQLVLSVLFLLIYLVTVLGNIGMMLIIRLDVQLHTPMYFFLTHLSFLDLNYSTAITPKTLENLLTSNKGVSFVGCFTQLYFFVLFGGAECFLLSSMAYDRYVAICNPLHYPLVMSTRRCQALLTCSYMMGAIDSSVNMICLSRLNFCSSHVINHFFCDTPAILALSCTDTYVIEMIIIIVSGSTLMVSLLTISISYTSILSAILKISSTSGKRKAFSTCASHLLAVTIFYSTMIFTYLKPKRSYSLGKDQVASVFYTIVIPMLNPLIYSLRNKEVKSAVSRVIKKKEDHRQLR
- the LOC118581204 gene encoding olfactory receptor 8I2; translation: MTENNFTEVTLFMLSGFSDHPELQVSLFLIFLFIYLFTVLGNLGLIMLIRIDTQLHTPMYFFLSNLAFIDIFYSSTVTPKALVNFQSTQKSISFVGCFVQMYFFVGLVCSECFLLGSMAYDRYVAICNPLLYSVIMSQKVCNWLGVIPYTIGFTNSLISICVISSLPFCDSYINHFFCDTTALLALSCVDAFSTELVIFVLAGFTLLSSLLIIVSTYLIIISAILRIPSAAGRWKAFSTCASHLTGVTVFYGSLIFTYLQPDNTSSLTQAQVASVFYTIVIPMLNPLIYSLRNKDVKNALLRVIHRKLFL